GTACCGCTGCGGAAATCCTCAACTATCTGGGCGGCGTGCACGAAGAGTCGGTCATCGAAGCCGTGCGCAACTACGACTCGGACCTCGCGGCGAAGATCGTCGAAGAGATGTTCGTGTTCGAAAACCTGCTCGATGTGGAAGACCGCAGCATTCAGGTACTGCTCAAGGAAATCGAGTCCGAGTCGCTCATCATCGCGCTCAAGGGTGCACCGTCCGAGCTACGCGAGAAGTTCTTCAAGAACATGTCGGCCCGTGCGGCCGAACTGTTGCGCGAAGACCTGGAATCGCGCGGACCGGTCCGTGTCTCGGAAGTCGAAGCCGAACAGAAGAAGGTGCTGCAAGTCGTGCGGCGCCTGGCCGATCAGGGCGCCATCATGATCGGCGGCCGCGGCGACGACGCGTACGTGTAACGAAACGGGGCCCGCGCGAATGTCGACCATCATCCCGAAGGAACGCCTCTCTGCCTGGCAACGCTGGGAGATGGCGTCGTTCGACCCGCCGCCGCCCCCGGCCCCGCCACCGCCGCAACCGCCCAGCCCGCTGGACGATCCCGCGCTCGTCGAACAGATCGCCGCGTGGCGCGAAGAAGCGCGCGCCGCGGGACACGCCGAAGGCTATGCCGCAGGTCATGCGCAAGGCTATGCCGCAGGTCAGGCAGACGGAAAGCACGAAGTCGACACGCGCGCCGCACAACTCGCGGATATCGCGCATGGCTTCGGCAACGCCGTGAACGCCATCGACCGCGAAGTCGCCGAGCCGTTGCTTGGACTGGCGCTCGACATCGCGCGTCAGGCATTGCACCAGACGCTGGCCATTCGCCCGGAAACGCTGCTGCCGATTGTGCGCGATCTGCTGGCCAACGATCCGCTGACGGGCTCACCGCGTCTGCTGCTCAATCCGGAAGACGTCGAACTCGTCGAGTCGCATGTTGGTGCAGAACTCCGTGCCGCTGGCTGGACCGTGCGTCCCGACCCCGCCATCGAACGCGGTGGCTGCAAGGCCGAAGCCGCGAGCGGCGAAGTCGACGCCACCATTGCGACTCGCTGGCAGCGCGTCATGGCCGCACTGGGCAAGGATCTGCCGTGGTAAACGCCGAACTCACCCCACTCTCCGCGCATGCGCCGGTGCTGCCCAGCACCGAGAATCTGCATGACGAGGCGACGCCGTCCACGCCCGCCCCGGCGAACGACGGCACCACGCCGACCGTGCGGTTGTGGGATGAGATCGACACGCATACGGTGCAGGCCGGTGCGCTACAGCCCGACGATCACGATCATGATGGCGACGCAGACGCCGCCGACGCCGATGTTGAAGCTGCCGCGCAAACGAACGACGACGCTTCGACCGACGCCGACAAGTCGGCCGCCGCAACCCAACCGCCGCACAACGCCCTGAACGCCCGCGAACTCGCGCGCGACGCACACCTGCGCCGCTGGCAGAACACGTTGCGCGAGCGCATCGCGCACGTACACGCCGTCGAGCCGACGCGCCGCTGCGGCCGCCTCACGCGCGCCGCCGGTCTGGTGCTCGAAGCCGTCGGCCTGCGGTTGCCGGTCGGCGCGGGCTGCCTGATCGAATTGCCCGTGCACGACGCCTCGCGCGAACCGGCTACGGCCGAAGCCGAAGTCGTCGGGTTCGGTGGCGATCGCCTGTTCCTCATGCCGCAGACGGAAGTCGCCGGACTGTTGCCCGGTGCACGCGTGTTCCCGATGGAACCTGCCGCCGACGGC
This window of the Pandoraea sputorum genome carries:
- the fliH gene encoding flagellar assembly protein FliH, whose translation is MSTIIPKERLSAWQRWEMASFDPPPPPAPPPPQPPSPLDDPALVEQIAAWREEARAAGHAEGYAAGHAQGYAAGQADGKHEVDTRAAQLADIAHGFGNAVNAIDREVAEPLLGLALDIARQALHQTLAIRPETLLPIVRDLLANDPLTGSPRLLLNPEDVELVESHVGAELRAAGWTVRPDPAIERGGCKAEAASGEVDATIATRWQRVMAALGKDLPW